One region of Pirellulales bacterium genomic DNA includes:
- a CDS encoding GNAT family N-acetyltransferase — protein MTAAEEEIRIVSASPEYLESFRECLDSVARERRWLSIVEAFPLDEIRKFIAKTSQQGGSAFFAVLGRRVVGWADCHWEGHETTRHRRVLGMAVHADYRGRGLGIRLLQTLIADAKVKGVMRLDLSVYASNSAAMGLYKKLGFVQEGRKRKSLYLDGRFDDSIQMGLIFPENLPADVASRSDKPPGT, from the coding sequence ATGACCGCAGCGGAGGAGGAGATTCGGATTGTATCGGCATCGCCAGAATACCTGGAAAGTTTTCGCGAATGCCTTGACAGTGTAGCGCGGGAACGAAGATGGCTCTCGATTGTCGAAGCCTTTCCCCTCGACGAGATACGAAAGTTTATCGCCAAAACGTCACAACAGGGGGGCTCGGCCTTTTTTGCGGTGTTGGGCCGGCGAGTGGTCGGTTGGGCCGACTGCCATTGGGAAGGGCACGAGACGACACGCCATCGTCGAGTATTGGGGATGGCGGTGCATGCCGATTATCGCGGACGGGGCTTGGGAATTCGGCTATTGCAAACGCTAATTGCCGACGCCAAAGTTAAGGGAGTTATGCGACTGGACCTGTCGGTATATGCCTCGAATTCAGCGGCAATGGGCTTGTACAAGAAGTTGGGGTTCGTTCAGGAGGGCCGGAAGAGGAAAAGCCTATACCTTGACGGGCGATTCGACGACTCGATCCAAATGGGACTGATCTTCCCCGAGAATCTCCCGGCCGATGTCGCGTCGAGATCAGACAAACCGCCAGGCACTTAG
- the coaD gene encoding pantetheine-phosphate adenylyltransferase produces the protein MPENNSRVAVYTGSFDPITLGHINVIERASRLVDKLIVGIGINIEKQSLFTPDERMELVRRATQHLPNVEVKQFDGLAVHFVRQCGARVMLRGMRSLTDIETEFTMTLANRQLDPGIETVFLMSDEQFTHVSSSLLKQITPLATDDELARFVPREIIPELRRLCPPAK, from the coding sequence ATGCCCGAAAACAATTCCCGTGTCGCCGTTTACACCGGCTCATTCGATCCCATCACGCTGGGACACATCAACGTGATCGAGCGGGCCAGCCGGCTGGTCGACAAGCTGATCGTGGGCATCGGCATTAACATCGAAAAACAATCGCTGTTCACACCTGACGAGCGAATGGAGTTGGTCCGACGGGCCACGCAGCATTTGCCCAATGTGGAGGTGAAGCAGTTTGACGGGCTGGCGGTACACTTTGTGCGGCAGTGTGGCGCCCGTGTGATGCTCCGCGGCATGCGGTCGCTGACCGACATTGAAACGGAATTCACCATGACGCTGGCCAACCGCCAGTTAGATCCGGGAATCGAAACCGTGTTTCTGATGTCTGACGAACAGTTCACCCATGTTTCCAGTTCGCTGCTGAAGCAAATTACGCCGCTGGCCACCGACGACGAACTGGCCCGCTTTGTGCCGCGGGAAATTATTCCCGAGCTGCGGCGTCTGTGCCCGCCGGCGAAATGA
- a CDS encoding protein arginine kinase, with protein sequence MELNDLTNTTGEWLRGSGPQADIVMSTRIRLARNLAEFPFISRASDQDRADIEKLLRDRVLKIREKTGELLYVNVSDLDRLDRQFLVERQLISREHAEAKGARGVVIDSVEQISLMINEEDHLRIQCMHSGLDVQGAWEQIDRIDDLISEQVNYAFHPRLGYLTACPTNVGTGVRVSVLMHLPALVITRQIDKVFRSLQKISLAVRGLYGEGSQAMGDFYQISNQQTLGRSEKELVDQVTDVVPALIHYEREARDFLIKESQQTLHDQVSRAYGILRTAQTISSEETMHLLSKVRMGINLGLIADLPMLKLNELFIRTQPAHLQKISGVELNTADRNIERARFLRRYLNREEDGNGGKN encoded by the coding sequence GTGGAACTGAACGATCTGACCAATACGACTGGCGAATGGCTCCGCGGGAGCGGCCCCCAGGCCGATATCGTGATGAGCACGCGCATTCGTTTGGCCCGCAACCTCGCGGAGTTTCCGTTCATCAGCCGGGCGTCGGATCAGGATCGGGCCGACATCGAAAAATTGCTCCGCGACCGGGTGTTGAAAATCCGTGAAAAAACCGGCGAACTGCTCTACGTGAACGTCAGCGATTTGGACCGGCTGGATCGGCAGTTCCTGGTCGAGCGGCAACTCATCAGCCGCGAACATGCCGAGGCCAAAGGCGCCCGCGGCGTCGTGATCGATTCGGTTGAACAAATCAGCCTGATGATTAACGAGGAAGATCACTTGCGAATTCAGTGCATGCACAGCGGGCTGGACGTGCAAGGCGCGTGGGAGCAAATCGACCGGATCGACGATTTGATTTCCGAGCAAGTGAATTATGCATTCCATCCGCGGCTGGGGTATCTGACGGCCTGCCCGACGAATGTTGGCACCGGTGTGCGGGTGAGCGTGCTGATGCATTTGCCGGCACTGGTCATCACGCGGCAAATCGACAAAGTTTTTCGCAGTTTGCAAAAAATCAGCCTGGCGGTGCGCGGTTTATATGGCGAAGGCTCGCAAGCGATGGGCGATTTTTACCAAATCTCCAATCAGCAAACGCTGGGTCGGTCGGAAAAAGAACTGGTCGACCAAGTCACCGACGTCGTGCCCGCCCTCATTCATTACGAACGCGAAGCCCGCGATTTTTTAATCAAGGAAAGCCAGCAAACGCTGCACGATCAGGTGAGCCGGGCTTACGGCATTTTGCGGACGGCGCAGACCATCAGTTCCGAGGAGACCATGCACTTACTTTCTAAAGTGCGGATGGGCATCAACCTGGGCCTGATTGCCGATTTGCCGATGCTCAAGCTGAACGAGTTGTTCATTCGGACGCAGCCGGCTCATTTGCAAAAAATCAGCGGCGTCGAGTTGAACACCGCCGACCGCAACATTGAACGGGCCCGTTTCCTGCGCCGCTATTTGAACCGTGAAGAAGACGGAAACGGCGGCAAGAATTAA
- a CDS encoding UvrB/UvrC motif-containing protein encodes MKCQKCERPATFHITELEGGKHTELHLCEEHARQYLTQGEGEPGSAPTIAGALAQQLAVGQTAEELARLDQRACPVCGITFYEFRNQGRLGCPHDYVCFEKELEPLIANIHGETVHKGKKPKHGATGTQQRTELIRMRREMKEAIEKENYEQAKELRDAIKKIEASQE; translated from the coding sequence ATGAAATGCCAAAAGTGCGAACGTCCGGCGACGTTCCACATTACCGAACTCGAAGGCGGCAAGCACACGGAATTGCACCTGTGCGAGGAGCACGCGCGCCAATATCTTACGCAGGGCGAAGGTGAACCGGGCAGCGCTCCTACCATCGCCGGCGCGCTGGCCCAACAACTGGCTGTGGGTCAAACCGCGGAAGAGCTGGCGCGGCTCGATCAGCGTGCTTGCCCCGTCTGCGGCATTACCTTTTACGAGTTCCGCAACCAAGGGCGCTTGGGTTGCCCCCACGATTACGTTTGCTTTGAAAAAGAATTGGAGCCGCTGATCGCCAACATTCACGGCGAGACGGTTCACAAAGGCAAAAAACCCAAACACGGCGCCACGGGCACTCAGCAGAGGACGGAACTGATCCGCATGCGCCGCGAAATGAAAGAAGCCATCGAAAAAGAAAATTACGAGCAAGCCAAAGAGCTGCGCGACGCAATTAAAAAAATCGAGGCGAGCCAAGAGTAA